GAGGCCCATGGCCCGCCCCGCGCGTTCCAGGGCGCGCAAGGTGGGCGCGTCCCCGGCCGTCGCCCGCTCGGCCAGCAGGGCGACCGGATCACCGGTCGCGTCGAGCCCGGCCTCGCGCAGGACGGCCGCCTCGCCGGCGTACTGCTCCAGGCAGCCGCGCGCGCCGCAGGGGCAGGGCGGGCCGTCCGGGTGCACCGCGATGTGGCCGAGTTCGCCGGCGAAGCCGCGGGTGCCCCGGAACAGCTGCCCGCCGACGACCAGGGCGGCCCCGATGCCGGCCTCGGCGGAGACGTGCACAAAGGTCTCGGCGGTGTGGTCGGCGTGCCAGAGCTCGGCCAGCGCGCCGAGGTTGGCCTCGTTCTCCAGGTCGGGCACGGTGGCGGAGTCGGGCCAGTGGTCGGCCGGGCGCACCCCGTGCCAGCCGAGGTTGGGCGCGTGCTCGACCAGCCCGCGTGGCGCGTTGGGCACCACCCCGGGCACGGCGAGGACGCGACCCGTCACGTGCAGTCCCTGGACGGCCGCCTCGGCCTCCGCCTCGGCGGCCAGCGCGGCGGCCTCCGCCAGGACCTGTCCCGGCGGCCTGCCCGCGTTGGCCCGTTCCACCCGGCGCCACACCCGGGGTTCCCCGCGCAGGTCCGCGACACAGGCGGCGAGGTGGGCGACCCCGATCTCCAGGCCGAGACTGGCGGGGCCCCGGTCGCTCACGGCCAGCGCCCGACCGGGGCGCCCGACCCGGCCCCCGGGTGCGGTGGCGGCCTCGGTCAGCGTGCCGCGGGCGATCAGCTCGTCGACCAGGGAAGAGACCGCCGCCCTGGTCAAACCGGTGCGTCCGGCGACGTCCGCGCGGGAGAGCGGGCTGTGGGCGGCCACCGTGCCGAGG
The window above is part of the Kitasatospora sp. HUAS MG31 genome. Proteins encoded here:
- a CDS encoding ROK family protein translates to MTAVGRVGRSPENGPASQQDMRRRNLAVVLGTVAAHSPLSRADVAGRTGLTRAAVSSLVDELIARGTLTEAATAPGGRVGRPGRALAVSDRGPASLGLEIGVAHLAACVADLRGEPRVWRRVERANAGRPPGQVLAEAAALAAEAEAEAAVQGLHVTGRVLAVPGVVPNAPRGLVEHAPNLGWHGVRPADHWPDSATVPDLENEANLGALAELWHADHTAETFVHVSAEAGIGAALVVGGQLFRGTRGFAGELGHIAVHPDGPPCPCGARGCLEQYAGEAAVLREAGLDATGDPVALLAERATAGDAPTLRALERAGRAMGLVLASAVNLIDPDGLVLGGAYAELAEWLLPAIRTELATRVTVRPWDPEAVRASLLGRRGPVLGAALLTVRRLIADPTRLPAT